The following are encoded in a window of Amblyraja radiata isolate CabotCenter1 chromosome 7, sAmbRad1.1.pri, whole genome shotgun sequence genomic DNA:
- the tsn gene encoding translin, producing MSVNELFGAVQASLAADQDVREDIRKVVQVLEQTAREILTLLQTVHQISGFKEIPNKCQKAREHFDTVKTHLAELKTKFPADQYYRFNEHWRFVLQRLIFLAAFVVYLESETLVTREDVAAILGIQVKRHKGFHLDIEDYLSGLLILANELSRLALNSVTAGDYTRPLRISSFINELDSGFRLLNLKNDSLRKRYDGLKYDVKKIEEVVYDLSIRGLGKGDAPSEGKTLDK from the exons ATGTCGGTCAACGAGCTGTTCGGCGCAGTCCAGGCCTCTCTGGCCGCCGACCAGGACGTCAGGGAG GATATACGAAAAGTGGTTCAAGTCCTTGAACAAACAGCTCGTGAGATTCTAACCCTGCTGCAGACTGTCCACCAAATATCCGGCTTTAAAGAAA TACCGAACAAGTGCCAAAAAGCACGGGAACATTTTGATACAGTGAAGACGCACCTGGCAGAACTGAAGACCAAGTTCCCCGCAGATCAGTACTACAG GTTCAATGAGCACTGGCGGTTCGTACTGCAGCGCCTGATCTTCCTGGCTGCGTTCGTGGTCTATCTGGAGTCGGAAACCCTGGTGACACGGGAAGATGTAGCCGCAATACTGGGAA TTCAAGTGAAGAGACACAAAGGGTTCCATCTCGATATCGAGGATTACCTTTCAGGACTGCTGATTCTCGCCAATGAACTG TCGCGGCTGGCTCTGAACAGCGTCACCGCGGGCGACTACACGCGGCCTCTGCGCATCTCCTCCTTCATCAACGAGTTGGACTCGGGCTTCCGGCTGCTCAACCTGAAGAACGACTCGCTGCGCAAGCGCTACGACGGCCTGAAGTACGACGTGAAGAAGATAGAGGAGGTGGTTTACGACCTGTCCATCCGCGGGCTGGGTAAAGGGGACGCGCCCAGCGAAGGCAAGACGCTGGACAAGTAG